A single window of Phlebotomus papatasi isolate M1 chromosome 4, Ppap_2.1, whole genome shotgun sequence DNA harbors:
- the LOC129808474 gene encoding protein FAM200C-like: protein MFDLKQLITTTGRDILTAIQEALTTVGGEGVLEQKLAAITTDGAPAMTGSIKGFWGRMANNMPHVKFYHCIIHEQVLCVKAALSLHDTVNKVVKIINRLRSGKYAQTHRQLREFLKDVGAQFPDLKMFTEVRWLSKGQALYRFFKLRREVPLFMERIPGFNHDVFHHIKRLDQFTEKLQSMSQELLNNNIHQFPCCKELSSGDFTRFASEIQNLHEEFQTRFKKYDEIRNVAAKYPDFPELVPEDNSEDSEMLRRYLCTFPTTYRCEQGFSILGQIKTKHRGNLSHRRLKFQLLIALTPSDERLYKTNGNSEHSEEELQHAESLSGEHHNQEDDQEEVEWLDPELQSFMDYQEEEPPNLIDCRPPKKKSKKYLHMQEE from the exons ATGTTTGACTTAAAACAGCTCATCACGACCACTGGGAGGGATATTTTAACAGCCATTCAGGAGGCATTGACCACTGTCGGAGGTGAGGGGGTGCTGGAGCAAAAATTGGCTGCTATAACAACGGATGGAGCACCCGCCATGACAGGCTCCATCAAGGGCTTCTGGGGCCGCATGGCAAACAATATGCCTCACGTAAAGTTTTACCACTGCATTATACATGAGCAGGTTCTTTGCGTGAAGGCGGCCCTCTCCCTCCATGACACCGTTAATAAGGttgttaaaataataaacagGCTAAGAAGTGGCAAATATGCCCAAACACATCGGCAATTACGGGAATTCCTGAAGGACGTCGGAGCACAATTCCCGGACTTGAAGATGTTTACGGAAGTCCGGTGGCTGTCTAAGGGGCAGGCACTTTACCGCTTCTTCAAGTTGCGTCGGGAGGTGCCCCTCTTTATGGAACGAATTCCG ggtTTCAACCACGATGTGTTCCATCATATTAAAAGACTTGATCAGTTTACCGAAAAATTGCAAAGTATGAGCCAAGAACTCCTCAACAACAATATCCATCAATTCCCGTGCTGCAAGGAACTAAGTTCTGGTGATTTCACACGCTTTGCTTCAGAAATACAGAATCTCCATGAAGAATTCCAAACAAGGTTTAAAAAATATGATGAGATTAGAAATGTGGCAGCAAAATATCCTGATTTTCCCGAATTGGTTCCGGAAGATAACAGTGAGGATTCTGAGATGTTGAGGAGATATCTCTGCACATTTCCCACAACATATAGATGTGAGCAGGGCTTCTCCATTTTAGGGCAAATTAAAACAAAACACCGCGGAAATCTCTCTCATCGCAGGTTGAAATTCCAATTGCTAATAGCCCTAACTCCTTCCGATGAAAGACTGTATAAAACGAATGGTAACAGTGAGCATAGTGAGGAGGAATTACAGCACGCCGAATCCTTGAGTGGCGAACATCACAATCAAGAAGACGACCAGGAGGAAGTCGAATGGCTCGATCCTGAACTACAATCGTTCATGGATTATCAGGAGGAAGAACCTCCAAATTTGATAGATTGCAGACCACCcaagaaaaaatcgaaaaaatatctCCATATGCAAGAAGAATAG